The Ficedula albicollis isolate OC2 chromosome 6, FicAlb1.5, whole genome shotgun sequence genome has a window encoding:
- the SLC18A3 gene encoding vesicular acetylcholine transporter, with the protein MGEARRQRRLLLGVVCVALLLDNMLYMVIVPIIPDYIAAMRGGTAGPSAPAGGNGSGGGGNRSLLPARYPPASGSNEDVQIGVLFASKAMLQLLVNPLSGTLIDRVGYEAPLLAGLGVLFLSTTTFAFAENYATLFAARSLQGLGSAFADTAGIALIADRYAEEPARSRALGTALACISFGSLAAPPFGGVLYEFAGKRVPFLVLACVCLLDGLLLLLLAPPGGTGARANMPVGTPIHRLMIDPYIAVVAGALATCNIPLAFLEPTIANWMKESMGASEWEVGLTWLPAFFPHVLGVYVTVQLAAAYPHLQWFYGALGMAIIGASSCLVPACRNFGQVIIPLCGICFGIALVDTALLPTLAFLVDVRHVSVYGSVYAIADISYCVAYALGPIVAGQIVHTMGFAQLNLGMGLANVLYAPVLLFLKNVCQMKPSHSERNILLEEGPKGLYDTIKMEERRGVGKSLQPAGEIDENGMGSYHRDLKGASEEESSDYEYS; encoded by the exons ATGGGGGAGGCACGGCGGCAGCGgcggctgctgctgggggtggtGTGCGTGGCGCTGCTGCTGGACAACATGCTCTACATGGTCATCGTGCCCATCATCCCCGACTACATCGCGGCCATGCGCGGCGGCACCGCCGGCCCGTCCGCGCCCGCGGGGGGCAACGGGAGCGGCGG cggcggcaACCGGAGCCTTCTGCCTGCGCGGTACCCGCCGGCCTCGGGGAGCAACGAGGACGTGCAGATCGGGGTGCTGTTCGCATCCAAGGccatgctgcagctgctggtgaacCCCCTGAGCGGCACCCTCATCGACCGCGTGGGCTACGAGGCGCCGCTGCTGGCCGGGCTGGGCGTCCTGTTCCTCTCCACCACCACCTTCGCCTTCGCCGAGAACTACGCGACGCTGTTCGCGGCGCGCagcctgcaggggctgggctctgcctttgCGGACACGGCCGGCATCGCCCTCATCGCCGACCGCTACGCCGAGGAGCCGGCGCGGAGCCGCGCCCTGGGCACGGCGCTGGCCTGCATCTCCTTCGGCAGCCTGGCCGCCCCTCCCTTCGGCGGCGTCCTCTACGAGTTCGCGGGCAAGCGGGTGCCCTTCCTGGTGCTGGCCTGCGTCTGCCTCCTCGacgggctgctgctgctgctcctggcgCCGCCGGGCGGCACCGGGGCGCGGGCCAACATGCCTGTGGGCACCCCCATACACCGCCTCATGATTGACCCCTACATCGCCGTGGTGGCGGGGGCCCTGGCCACCTGCAACATCCCCCTGGCCTTCCTGGAGCCCACCATCGCCAACTGGATGAAGGAGTCCATGGGGGCCAGCGAGTGGGAGGTGGGCCTCACCTGGCTGCCCGCCTTCTTCCCCCACGTGCTGGGCGTCTACGTCACCgtgcagctggctgctgcctaCCCGCACCTGCAGTGGTTCTACGGGGCCCTGGGCATGGCCATCATCGGCgccagctcctgcctggtgcCGGCCTGCAGGAATTTCGGGCAGGTCATCATTCCCCTTTGCGGCATCTGCTTTGGCATCGCCCTGgtggacacagccctgctgcccaccctggctTTCCTGGTGGACGTGCGTCACGTCTCTGTCTATGGCAGCGTCTACGCCATTGCAGACATCTCCTACTGCGTGGCATATGCCCTGGGGCCCATCGTGGCCGGCCAGATCGTGCACACCATGGGCTTTGCGCAGCTCAACCTGGGCATGGGGCTTGCCAACGTGCTTTATGCCCCTGTCCTTCTCTTCCTCAAAAATGTCTGCCAAATGAAACCCTCTCACTCGGAGAGGAACATCCTCCTTGAAGAAGGACCTAAGGGACTCTACGACACCATCAAAATGGAGGAGCGCAGAGGCGTGGGCAAAAGCCTCCAGCCGGCGGGTGAGATTGATGAGAACGGCATGGGCTCTTACCACAGAGACCTGAAAGGGGCTTCTGAGGAGGAATCATCAGACTATGAGTACAGTTAG